The following are from one region of the Amycolatopsis sp. QT-25 genome:
- a CDS encoding LamG domain-containing protein — protein sequence MIFLMLAGVVVVTASSPKSSLPAAVVPVAEAPDAASAFAAARLQGSPVGVADQTAEAKKVLANPDGTLTAQLSPQPVRVRKADGWVPVDTTLASVPDGTVRPKAAVADVAFSAGGAKGPLVRFSRNGKSIALRWPGSLPKPDLDGGTARYREVLPGVDLEMQAEAEGYNQRFVVKTAEAGRDLALSSIKLALETEGVQLTSDGTGRVQAVDDTGQKIFVAPTATMWDARGRESTSTPVEVAIDRSSMTLTPNAAMLASPGTRYPVVVDPDMRSPGQSMWAKVFRGYPNDSYVNGTGDGDAWAKVGKCTWSECGSIDLARTYFQFDTAFLAGKEIKTVNFNTAVVHGPNCGPKEHELFIARDNIWWGTTWNNAPGGDLVSTVWVPSNWNSCSGNKPVGFPVGLYINPNGPSTYFLKGKSETDSDAWRKYDVPSTILQITYNTRPNPPYDMRTDPPLPAPCRWCDGVPYVGDPSIRLLSRLSDPDANDQLRPVWDIYGGAPDQRAPAIYQASGAYHSTDVDLTKRNGQRVTWTVWGHDSADGGDWRNGPGPFIVDRTGIGIKPTVTAPLYKADNAWHGGVGVPDVFEFDASDATTKVTDVDHYLYGWTDPPTTPVDAVALGGKAYAKLTPPGDGPRDLYVQSVDRAGHHSPTQTHHFYVRAGNGPLAQWSLEGNTKDTATLGFRDATLHGGPVYVPGSTGSGVKLDGVDDYATAPISTSTYPSFSFSGWVNLAEKKPGWSTLLSQNASTTAMVKLGHTGTATDRWALEFRPGNDPATAPTTVSSLTPAQTNTWTHLAGVYDSGAQQIRLYVNGDLQGSAAWKSPWPATHEFAVGRAIVNSVGKDYLAGAVDEIRTYDRVLTDAEVKSAVTRDNVTAGYWNLDDADGTTARNAASGGEMAVLQPGARFAPQGAVNGAATFDGVKGFAATSGPVVRTDQSYAITAWVRPDKLGDMTAVSQDGTAVSGFYLKQNNGSWVFGVNPGDATGGTATEVRSGANTVQTVPWTHLAGVYNATAKTLTLMVNGKQVASVPAPVTPWHATGPFAIGRGKYGTPLGYWSGGIDEVRAYSRALDLAEIQGIVAQNNVTAATWKLDGDAQDTSGMAKHGTVKNGAQWVAGQTSYPDQTDLAVNLDGIDDHVSAPAPIDSSMSFSVAAWVKMTNKTPGWGAVVSQSGQNVSAFNIGYTGAADDRWAFAMHGPDSTAPTAVIRARSAQPVQTGVWTHLAANYDSNTGEMQLYVNGTLSGTATFTARWNATTEFDIGRGKWAGNWLDNFGGAVDDVKVYSRTLFTDEIRTMSGQDLTLVHNWQLDESSGIKVADSTGARTGTLEPGTQFAPGRVGNAVQFDGKTGAVGTTGVDLRTDESFSASAWVYMDRKSDIVSKLTALSIDGERTSKFRLGHVADEMNATCFGGEFENPNVCGKWVFEMAETDTDNAVARAAVPTFPAEINSWVHLAGTYDRQSRKIWLYVNGQRVGDGTLNGRWQASGAAQIGRGLTADKPSQFWTGKVDDARLYTSALDRDRMAGLYKSYPAADGGPATLPAADAAYWRFDEKAGQTAQDVSGQGKNATLKGGAGWTDGKIGPAVWLDGTTGYAETTGAVIDTTKSFSVSAWAHLTKTDNGYYSVFGQDGNRVSAFLVQYDGGTKKWRAVVPSADQNDPPAASLLSAQPAVLNAWTQLAVVYDAQFRQLKLYVNGVQSAIQVGVASIPSAGPFTIGRARWNGNNNNFFSRGIDDVRVFSKALSDGEVRKVHDELPRGDGGAWRFDNGTGKDYSWRGNAVVPTGGASFAPGVSGTAIKLNGIDGQATAPERGLAMEDSFTVSAWANLARTDQVATVLSQDGARMSGFTLQYRPEAGRWTFGTTAQDVDASPVSYVSSFDPAVVNRWTHLTGVYDQAARQLRLYVDGQFAGKKDGVVLWQANGSFAIGRAKTNGKSAEFFPGMIDEVYAHYGMASEATIRTYGSFPAPDGGQLGSYVDGAGRKRTASTSVTPAAGYRFDGSLGMLIDGAQPNTRVLYSCQSGTDFFTSTDAACEGKTKIGEIGSVYTQQPTNIPTIPVYRCTSSTGHFDSRQADCGGATQESLLGYTLAYAPLVRYYNNTAYDHLSTTQAARPGYYAEFRHGYLPLLPQTGTQPLTACVNDADQFVSLDTNCEGKTVIGSLGQLWTQRPDGPDVQVLYRCGSSVESMTNTSDNCGAMGNDRSLGYVITTLPQVQPVFAAPSSGVTAGREPTSSTGTGGG from the coding sequence ATGATCTTCCTGATGTTGGCCGGTGTCGTCGTGGTGACGGCGAGCTCGCCGAAAAGTTCACTGCCTGCGGCGGTGGTCCCTGTTGCGGAGGCGCCGGATGCCGCTAGTGCGTTCGCGGCGGCGCGGTTGCAGGGCTCGCCGGTCGGGGTGGCTGATCAGACCGCTGAGGCGAAGAAGGTGCTGGCGAATCCTGACGGGACGTTGACGGCGCAGTTGTCGCCGCAGCCTGTGCGGGTCCGTAAGGCCGACGGTTGGGTTCCTGTCGATACGACACTGGCGTCCGTGCCGGACGGCACGGTGAGGCCGAAGGCCGCTGTAGCCGATGTGGCGTTTTCCGCTGGTGGAGCCAAGGGTCCGCTGGTGCGATTCTCGCGTAACGGTAAGAGCATCGCGTTGCGGTGGCCTGGCTCGTTGCCGAAGCCTGATCTTGACGGCGGTACGGCTAGATACCGGGAGGTACTACCTGGCGTCGACTTGGAGATGCAGGCAGAAGCCGAGGGCTACAACCAGCGTTTCGTGGTCAAGACTGCAGAGGCGGGGCGTGACCTCGCGCTGTCGTCGATCAAACTCGCGCTCGAGACGGAGGGCGTGCAGCTCACGTCGGATGGAACCGGCCGGGTTCAGGCCGTCGATGACACCGGGCAGAAGATATTCGTCGCACCGACCGCGACAATGTGGGACGCCAGAGGGCGCGAGAGCACGAGCACACCGGTCGAGGTAGCGATCGATCGCTCCTCGATGACGTTGACACCGAACGCCGCGATGCTGGCGAGTCCGGGCACGCGGTACCCCGTGGTGGTTGACCCGGACATGCGATCGCCAGGGCAGAGCATGTGGGCGAAGGTGTTCCGCGGCTACCCCAACGACTCCTACGTCAACGGTACGGGTGACGGAGACGCCTGGGCGAAGGTCGGTAAATGTACCTGGAGTGAATGCGGCAGTATCGACCTCGCTCGTACGTACTTCCAGTTCGATACGGCGTTCCTTGCCGGAAAAGAAATCAAAACGGTCAATTTCAACACGGCCGTGGTGCACGGTCCGAACTGCGGCCCCAAGGAACACGAGCTCTTCATCGCGAGAGACAACATCTGGTGGGGCACGACCTGGAACAACGCGCCCGGTGGGGATCTTGTTTCCACCGTCTGGGTTCCCAGTAACTGGAACTCCTGCTCGGGGAACAAACCGGTCGGATTCCCGGTCGGCCTCTACATCAACCCGAACGGTCCTTCGACCTACTTCTTGAAGGGGAAGTCCGAGACGGATTCCGACGCGTGGCGTAAGTACGACGTGCCCAGCACGATCCTGCAGATCACCTACAACACGCGGCCGAACCCGCCGTACGACATGAGGACCGATCCGCCGCTGCCCGCGCCGTGTCGCTGGTGTGACGGTGTGCCGTATGTCGGGGATCCGTCCATCCGGCTGTTGAGCAGGTTGTCTGATCCGGACGCCAACGACCAGCTCCGCCCGGTGTGGGACATCTACGGCGGCGCTCCGGACCAGCGTGCGCCGGCGATCTACCAGGCATCGGGCGCCTATCACAGTACTGATGTCGATCTGACGAAGCGGAATGGACAACGTGTCACGTGGACGGTGTGGGGGCATGATTCCGCGGATGGTGGTGATTGGCGGAATGGGCCTGGCCCGTTCATCGTCGACCGGACGGGGATCGGTATCAAGCCGACGGTGACGGCGCCGCTCTACAAGGCGGACAATGCTTGGCACGGTGGTGTCGGTGTACCGGACGTGTTCGAGTTCGATGCGAGCGACGCGACCACCAAGGTCACGGATGTCGACCACTACCTGTACGGCTGGACGGACCCACCGACAACGCCGGTCGACGCCGTCGCGCTCGGCGGTAAGGCTTACGCGAAGCTGACCCCGCCCGGTGACGGGCCACGAGACCTGTATGTGCAGAGTGTCGACCGGGCCGGGCACCACAGTCCGACGCAGACACACCACTTCTACGTGCGGGCGGGTAACGGTCCGTTGGCGCAGTGGTCGTTGGAGGGCAACACGAAGGACACCGCCACACTCGGGTTCCGCGACGCGACGTTGCACGGCGGGCCCGTCTATGTGCCGGGTAGTACCGGGTCAGGTGTCAAGCTGGATGGTGTCGACGACTACGCGACGGCACCGATTTCGACGAGCACGTACCCCAGTTTCTCCTTTTCAGGCTGGGTCAATCTCGCGGAGAAGAAGCCGGGCTGGTCGACGCTGCTGAGCCAGAACGCGTCGACGACGGCGATGGTGAAGCTCGGGCACACCGGGACCGCGACCGATCGCTGGGCGTTGGAGTTCCGGCCTGGTAACGACCCGGCTACGGCGCCGACGACGGTGTCGTCGCTCACCCCGGCGCAGACGAACACGTGGACTCATCTTGCTGGTGTCTACGACTCCGGGGCACAGCAGATCCGGCTGTATGTCAACGGTGATTTGCAAGGCAGTGCGGCATGGAAGTCCCCGTGGCCCGCGACTCACGAGTTCGCGGTCGGTCGCGCCATCGTCAACAGCGTCGGGAAGGACTACCTGGCCGGTGCGGTCGACGAGATCCGCACTTATGACCGGGTGCTGACCGATGCGGAGGTCAAGTCCGCGGTCACGCGGGACAACGTCACCGCGGGCTACTGGAATCTCGACGACGCGGACGGGACGACCGCACGCAACGCCGCCTCGGGCGGTGAGATGGCGGTGCTCCAGCCGGGCGCCAGGTTCGCTCCCCAGGGCGCGGTCAACGGTGCGGCCACTTTCGATGGGGTCAAGGGATTCGCGGCCACGTCGGGGCCGGTGGTGCGAACCGATCAGAGTTACGCGATCACCGCCTGGGTGCGACCGGACAAGCTCGGGGACATGACCGCCGTCTCCCAGGACGGCACGGCGGTGAGCGGTTTCTACCTCAAGCAGAACAACGGTTCCTGGGTCTTCGGCGTGAACCCGGGTGACGCCACCGGTGGCACGGCGACGGAGGTCAGGTCCGGGGCGAACACGGTGCAGACCGTGCCGTGGACACATCTGGCCGGCGTGTACAACGCGACCGCCAAAACCCTCACGCTCATGGTCAACGGAAAGCAGGTCGCGAGCGTCCCGGCCCCGGTCACGCCGTGGCACGCCACCGGCCCCTTCGCCATCGGGCGAGGGAAGTACGGGACGCCGCTCGGTTACTGGTCCGGTGGGATCGACGAGGTGCGTGCCTACAGCCGCGCGCTCGACCTCGCGGAGATCCAGGGCATCGTCGCCCAGAACAACGTCACCGCCGCCACCTGGAAGCTCGACGGCGACGCGCAGGACACCTCGGGCATGGCGAAACACGGAACCGTGAAGAATGGCGCCCAGTGGGTCGCCGGGCAAACCAGTTACCCCGACCAGACCGATCTCGCGGTGAATCTGGACGGCATCGACGACCACGTCAGCGCACCCGCGCCGATCGACAGCAGCATGAGCTTCTCCGTCGCCGCCTGGGTGAAGATGACCAACAAAACCCCTGGCTGGGGCGCCGTGGTGAGCCAGAGCGGGCAGAACGTGTCCGCGTTCAACATCGGCTACACCGGCGCTGCCGATGACCGGTGGGCGTTCGCGATGCACGGCCCCGACAGCACCGCACCGACTGCGGTCATCCGCGCGCGCTCGGCGCAGCCGGTCCAGACCGGTGTCTGGACACATCTCGCCGCCAACTACGACAGCAACACCGGTGAGATGCAGCTGTATGTGAACGGCACCCTGTCCGGGACCGCGACGTTCACCGCACGGTGGAACGCGACCACCGAGTTCGACATCGGCCGCGGCAAATGGGCGGGCAACTGGTTGGACAACTTCGGCGGTGCGGTCGACGACGTCAAGGTCTACAGCCGCACCTTGTTCACCGACGAAATCCGCACCATGTCCGGCCAGGACCTCACGCTGGTGCACAACTGGCAGCTCGACGAATCCAGCGGCATCAAGGTCGCCGACTCCACCGGCGCCCGCACCGGAACACTCGAACCCGGGACACAGTTCGCGCCCGGCCGGGTCGGAAACGCCGTCCAGTTCGACGGCAAGACCGGCGCTGTCGGTACCACCGGTGTCGACCTGCGGACCGACGAGAGCTTCAGCGCGTCGGCGTGGGTCTACATGGACCGTAAATCCGACATCGTCTCCAAGCTCACGGCTCTGAGCATCGATGGCGAGCGGACCAGCAAGTTCCGGCTAGGGCACGTCGCCGACGAGATGAACGCGACCTGCTTTGGTGGCGAATTCGAGAATCCCAACGTCTGCGGCAAGTGGGTGTTCGAGATGGCGGAGACCGACACGGACAACGCAGTCGCGAGAGCAGCGGTGCCGACTTTTCCCGCCGAGATCAATTCCTGGGTGCACCTGGCTGGTACCTATGACCGGCAGAGCAGGAAAATCTGGCTTTATGTCAACGGACAACGTGTCGGTGACGGGACTCTGAACGGGCGCTGGCAGGCGTCCGGCGCTGCTCAGATCGGACGAGGTCTGACCGCGGACAAGCCGAGCCAGTTCTGGACCGGCAAGGTAGACGATGCCCGTCTCTACACGTCAGCGCTTGACAGGGACAGGATGGCGGGGCTGTACAAGTCGTATCCCGCCGCTGACGGCGGCCCTGCGACCTTGCCGGCTGCTGACGCCGCTTACTGGCGTTTCGATGAGAAGGCCGGTCAGACGGCCCAGGATGTCAGCGGCCAAGGGAAGAACGCGACGCTCAAGGGCGGGGCGGGCTGGACCGACGGGAAGATCGGGCCGGCGGTGTGGCTGGACGGGACGACCGGCTACGCGGAAACGACCGGGGCGGTCATCGACACCACGAAGAGCTTCTCGGTCTCGGCGTGGGCGCACTTGACCAAAACCGACAACGGCTACTACAGCGTCTTCGGTCAGGACGGCAACAGAGTCAGTGCCTTCCTCGTCCAGTACGACGGCGGCACGAAGAAATGGCGTGCCGTGGTGCCCAGTGCCGATCAGAACGACCCACCGGCGGCGTCGCTCTTGTCGGCCCAACCCGCGGTCCTCAACGCATGGACCCAGCTTGCCGTGGTCTACGACGCCCAGTTCCGGCAGCTCAAGCTCTACGTGAACGGTGTCCAGTCCGCCATCCAGGTCGGAGTCGCCTCGATCCCGTCCGCTGGGCCGTTCACCATCGGCCGCGCCCGCTGGAACGGGAACAACAACAATTTCTTCTCCAGGGGCATCGACGACGTCCGCGTCTTCTCCAAGGCGCTCAGTGACGGAGAAGTCCGCAAGGTGCACGACGAACTACCTCGTGGAGACGGCGGTGCCTGGCGATTCGACAACGGAACCGGCAAGGATTACAGCTGGCGAGGCAACGCCGTCGTCCCGACCGGTGGCGCGTCCTTCGCGCCGGGTGTGAGCGGTACCGCGATCAAGCTGAACGGCATAGATGGGCAGGCGACCGCGCCCGAGCGAGGTTTGGCCATGGAGGACAGTTTCACCGTGTCCGCGTGGGCCAACCTCGCCCGTACCGATCAGGTCGCGACCGTGCTGTCGCAGGACGGTGCGCGGATGAGCGGCTTCACTCTCCAGTACCGGCCGGAAGCCGGACGGTGGACGTTCGGTACGACCGCCCAAGACGTCGACGCGTCACCGGTGTCCTACGTCAGCTCGTTCGACCCGGCGGTCGTGAACCGGTGGACACATCTCACCGGCGTCTACGACCAGGCCGCTCGTCAGCTCCGGCTGTATGTCGACGGGCAGTTCGCGGGCAAGAAGGACGGTGTCGTCCTCTGGCAGGCGAACGGGTCCTTCGCCATCGGCCGCGCCAAGACCAACGGCAAGTCCGCCGAGTTCTTCCCCGGCATGATCGACGAGGTCTACGCCCACTACGGCATGGCCTCGGAAGCGACCATCCGAACATACGGCAGCTTCCCCGCACCCGACGGCGGCCAGCTGGGCAGCTATGTCGACGGGGCAGGACGCAAGCGAACGGCGAGCACGAGTGTCACACCCGCGGCCGGTTACCGGTTCGACGGGAGCCTGGGCATGCTCATCGACGGCGCCCAGCCCAACACTCGTGTGCTGTACTCCTGCCAATCCGGCACGGATTTCTTCACCTCGACCGACGCGGCCTGCGAAGGCAAGACCAAGATCGGTGAGATCGGCTCCGTCTACACCCAGCAGCCGACCAACATCCCCACGATCCCGGTCTACCGGTGCACCTCGTCGACTGGGCATTTCGACAGCCGCCAGGCCGACTGCGGGGGCGCGACCCAAGAATCACTCCTCGGCTACACCCTCGCCTACGCGCCACTCGTGCGGTACTACAACAACACCGCCTACGACCACCTCAGCACCACGCAAGCCGCCCGGCCCGGGTACTACGCCGAATTCCGGCACGGGTACCTGCCGCTGCTTCCGCAGACCGGGACACAGCCGCTGACCGCGTGCGTGAACGACGCGGACCAGTTCGTGTCACTCGACACGAACTGTGAAGGCAAAACCGTCATCGGTTCGCTTGGCCAGCTCTGGACTCAGCGGCCGGACGGGCCGGATGTCCAGGTTCTCTACCGATGCGGCAGCAGTGTCGAATCGATGACCAACACCAGCGACAACTGCGGCGCCATGGGCAACGACCGTTCGCTCGGCTACGTCATCACCACGCTTCCTCAAGTCCAGCCCGTCTTCGCCGCGCCGAGCAGCGGAGTCACGGCAGGGCGCGAACCAACATCGTCAACGGGAACCGGCGGCGGGTAG